A portion of the Trichoplusia ni isolate ovarian cell line Hi5 chromosome 12, tn1, whole genome shotgun sequence genome contains these proteins:
- the LOC113499297 gene encoding autophagy-related protein 13 homolog, with the protein MAPDAAFSNISDKNEFTKFTKFLAYKGVQVIVESRKGVKIEPNSKPQSSDTDWFNLQIPDTADVNQATKNALPSDRVLETIRSQLHVEISVQTEDGDEMVLELWTLELDETQFDTSLKAMNTVYFRMGILLKSLITVTRITPAYHLSRKQRTESFTIFYRVYSGPPKVKALGESVKKIQAGMLKTPLGAICFSVSYRTNFSISPNRTEKNKLLLLKSDHFELSPKHVIFESKKKKDQKQKEPKPFGPVDLNRPLRLAAFVDENVIRQAFEDFFTKIPIPKSRKRPKTPSNSSPAELKSTQEMNISTLSKSPTSLEMPPKKFSGFRNENEPPLKLLHFPFADNHPIRELAEFYKDFFNAPHLKLADDLVRCKSMSPESVKEMELANEDLSKDLVLYENSVLEFDELLADMCRSAEWSGN; encoded by the coding sequence ATGGCGCCCGATGCCGCATTCTCAAACATAAGCGACAAAAATGAATTTACCAAGTTCACTAAATTCCTAGCGTACAAAGGCGTCCAAGTTATAGTAGAATCGAGGAAAGGGGTAAAAATAGAGCCTAATAGTAAGCCACAATCGTCTGACACGGATTGGTTCAATCTCCAGATACCAGATACAGCTGATGTCAACCAAGCTACGAAGAACGCTCTCCCATCTGACAGAGTCCTCGAAACCATCAGGTCACAGCTACACGTAGAAATATCCGTACAGACTGAAGATGGAGACGAGATGGTACTCGAATTGTGGACGCTAGAACTAGATGAGACACAATTCGACACTTCATTGAAGGCCATGAACACAGTCTACTTCCGGATGGGGATATTGCTAAAGTCCTTGATCACGGTGACGAGAATAACACCCGCATATCATCTGTCGAGGAAGCAGAGAACAGAATCTTTCACCATCTTCTATAGAGTTTACAGCGGGCCACCGAAAGTTAAGGCTCTAGGAGAATCAGTCAAGAAAATACAAGCGGGTATGTTGAAGACCCCATTAGGCGCAATATGCTTCTCAGTATCTTACAGAACCAACTTTTCTATATCCCCAAATAGGACGGAGAAGAACAAGCTGCTTTTGTTAAAGAGTGACCACTTCGAACTGAGTCCGAAACATGTGATATTTGAgtcaaagaagaagaaagacCAAAAGCAGAAAGAACCTAAACCTTTCGGTCCCGTGGACTTGAACAGGCCGCTACGGTTGGCTGCCTTTGTCGACGAAAATGTTATCAGACAAGCTTTCGAAGATTTTTTCACTAAGATTCCGATCCCTAAGTCTAGGAAGCGGCCTAAAACACCTTCTAACTCTAGTCCAGCCGAGCTGAAGAGTACCCAAGAGATGAATATCTCAACATTGTCCAAAAGTCCTACCTCTTTGGAAATGCCACCAAAGAAATTTTCGGGTTTCCGAAATGAGAATGAACCGCCTTTAAAACTGTTACATTTTCCTTTCGCCGACAACCACCCAATACGGGAGCTCGCTGAGTTTTACAAAGACTTCTTCAACGCGCCTCATTTAAAGTTAGCCGACGATCTGGTTCGGTGCAAGTCCATGAGTCCGGAGTCTGTGAAAGAGATGGAGCTAGCGAATGAAGATTTATCGAAGGACCTTGTATTGTATGAGAACTCTGTTCTGGAGTTCGACGAGCTGCTCGCTGATATGTGTAGATCGGCCGAATGGAGCGGGAATTGA
- the LOC113499249 gene encoding cleavage and polyadenylation specificity factor subunit 1, whose translation MFSICRQTHPATGIEHAVSCCFFNNEDTCLVTAGANIIKVFRLLPEGHTKEVNAAGQPIPPKMKLECLATYTLWGNVMSMASVRCPSAGRDLLLVSFKEAKLSVLQYDVQTDNLITLSMHYFEEDDMKGGWTTHPHIPWIRVDPECRCAVMLLYGKKLAVLPFRKDITSEEGDPLEAKPLDSKKTQPTQPINRAPTLASYVIVLKDLDEKIDNILDIQFLHGYYEPTLLILYEPVRTFAGRTAVRNDTCAMCGVSLNMSARVHPVIWATAHLPFDCLRAVPVQKPLGGCLIMAVNSLIYLNQSVPPYGVSLNSIATHTTNFPLRIQEGVCITLDGSCVAPLGEGRLALSLRGGQLYVLTLLADSVRTVRSFHLDRAAASVLTTCMCVIEEDFLFLGSRLGNSLLLRVTERENRMLFSVDKPLEATVDLTVTEAEQQQQQQQQQQQQQLQSSDPSAKKRRLDTISDCVATNVIEISDKDELEVYGSDIRTSTQLTSYVFEVCDSLLNICPIGDVSMGEPQLLSEEYSRQQDSPIIELVVCSGRGKNGALTVLQRSVRPQLITSFNLPGCIDMWSVLGESTEGARETEGMHAYLILTQEDGSMILQTGQEINEVDNSGFMTGSPTIFAGNLGNNKFMVQVTTTGIRLIKGGAQLQSIQLEWAAAYAAAADPYLCVVSACGRVLVLALREFRGKDGASSGRLAPTRQSVPHRPAILRATVYRDLSGLFTPPDADNTQVKGEFSGKMKGKNVKAEGFKPGAVYELNDEDELLYGGDQTPASMASIMLAEQSKNPGVPRRISRWWKKYLVDVKATYWLFVLRLNGNLEIYSLPEMRLNFLVRDACAGNRILADSLESVPLPSGGVDEDEFNSGGASPDAERCRELLVVGVGHKGTRVLMLMRCDDQLMIYQAYKYPRGNLKLRWSRARVSFPFGYEPTPPSSDDSYETAMLKANVRQCRYFGNVGGYNGVFVCGLRPYWVMVSARGELRLHPLCAEEAPAPTFAPFNNTNCPQGFLYFNSKGSLRISALAPHLSYDAWWPVRKVPLRVTPHFVTFHLESKTYCLVASTQPPTTEYYKFNGEDKEKANENKGDRFPYPLQDRFFVTLFSPVSWEIIPNTRIELDEWEHVTCLKNVSLSYEGTRSGLRGYIAIGTNYNYSEDITSRGRIIIYDIIDVVPEPGQPLTKNRFKELYAKEQKGPVTALTQVLGYLISAVGQKIYIWQLKDNDLVGVAFIDTQIYVHKMLSVKNLVLVADVYKSISLLRYQHQHRTLSLVSRDLRTAQIYDMEFMVDNTTLGFLVSESEGNLALFMYQPQARESYGGQRLIRKSDYHVGQQVNAMFRIAARPAHNAPAAAARRHVTMFTTLDGGVGYVLPISEKMYRRLLMLQNVMNNYCCHIAGLNPRAYRTYKTARKAAGGGAARGILDGDLVAHYTSMPNAEKLDIAKKIGTRVEEIMSDLNEIDRLTAHF comes from the exons ATGTTTTCGATTTGCCGGCAAACGCACCCTGCTACGGGCATTGAGCATGCCGTCAGCTGTTGTTTCTTTAATAATGAAGATACCTGTTTGGTTACGGCTGGCGCTAATATCATTAAGGTATTCAGGCTGTTGCCTGAAGGCCACACGAAGGAGGTTAACGCCG CTGGCCAGCCCATCCCTCCAAAAATGAAGTTAGAATGCCTCGCAACATACACATTATGGGGCAATGTGATGTCCATGGCGTCTGTCCGATGTCCAAGTGCAGGCCGAGATCTGTTACTGGTGTCATTCAAGGAGGCAAAGCTCTCAGTGTTGCAGTATGATGTACAGACTGACAATCTTATTACCCTAAGCATGCATTATTTTGAAGAGGACGATATGAAG GGTGGCTGGACAACACACCCTCACATACCTTGGATCAGGGTGGACCCTGAGTGCCGCTGTGCAGTCATGCTACTGTACGGTAAAAAGCTAGCAGTATTACCATTTAGGAAGGATATCACATCTGAGGAAGGAGATCCTCTGGAAGCCAAACCACTTGATAGTAAGAAAACT caACCCACACAACCAATCAACCGCGCACCAACCCTAGCCTCATACGTCATAGTATTAAAAGATCTAGATGAGAAAATAGACAACATTCTAGACATACAGTTCTTGCATGGATATTATGAACCGACACTCTTGATATTATATGAACCAGTCAGGACATTTGCAGG ACGCACGGCGGTCCGCAACGACACGTGCGCGATGTGCGGCGTGAGCCTGAACATGTCCGCGCGCGTGCACCCCGTCATCTGGGCCACCGCGCACCTGCCCTTCGACTGCCTGAGGGCAGTGCCCGTGCAGAAGCCGCTCG GTGGCTGTCTTATAATGGCTGTGAACTCACTAATCTATCTGAACCAGTCGGTACCACCGTATGGAGTCTCCCTCAACAGTATTGCGACGCACACAACCAATTTTCCACTCA GGATCCAGGAGGGCGTGTGCATCACGCTGGACGGGTCGTGCGTGGCGCCGCTGGGCGAGGGCCGGCTGGCGCTGTCGCTGCGCGGCGGCCAGCTGTACGTGCTGACGCTGCTGGCCGACTCCGTGCGCACCGTGCGCAGCTTCCACCTGGACCGCGCCGCCGCCTCCGTGCTCACTACCTGC ATGTGTGTAATAGAAGAAGACTTCTTATTCCTGGGTTCCCGTCTCGGCAACTCTCTGCTCCTAAGAGTGACAGAGAGAGAAAATAGAATGCTGTTCTCTGTGGACAAGCCGCTTGAGGCTACTGTCGATCTGACAGTCACGGAAGCTG aacaacaacaacagcaacaacagcagcaacaacaacaacaactgcAGAGCTCGGACCCGAGCGCTAAGAAGCGTCGCCTGGACACGATCAGCGACTGCGTGGCCACCAACGTCATCGAGATCAGCGACAAGGACGAGCTCGAGGTCTACGGCTCCGACATCAGGACCTCCACGCAGCTCACCAGCTATGTGTTCGAG GTATGCGATTCCCTCCTAAACATCTGTCCCATCGGCGACGTGTCGATGGGCGAGCCGCAGCTGCTCTCCGAGGAGTACAGCCGGCAGCAGGACAGCCCCATCATCGAGCTGGTCGTGTGCAGCGGCCGCGGGAAGAACGGAGCTCTCACTGTGTTGCAGCGGTCTGTGAGACCGCAACTTATCACGTCGTTTAATTTACCTG GCTGTATAGACATGTGGTCCGTGCTGGGCGAGAGCACGGAGGGTGCGAGGGAGACGGAAGGCATGCACGCGTATCTCATACTCACTCAGGAAGACGGCAGCATGATATTGCAGACTG GCCAGGAGATCAACGAGGTGGACAACTCCGGTTTCATGACGGGCTCGCCGACTATCTTCGCGGGCAACCTCGGGAACAACAAGTTTATGGTGCAAGTCACCACAACAGGGATACGACTTATCAAag GCGGCGCGCAGCTGCAGTCCATCCAGCTGGAGTGGGCGGCGGCGTACGCGGCGGCGGCCGACCCCTACCTGTGCGTGGTGTCGGCGTGCGGCCGCGTGCTGGTGCTGGCGCTGCGCGAGTTCCGCGGCAAGGACGGCGCC TCGTCAGGGCGTCTGGCCCCGACGCGGCAGTCGGTCCCGCACCGGCCCGCAATACTCCGCGCTACCGTGTACCGCGATCTCAGCGGACTGTTCACACCGCCCGATGCTGATAATACACAG GTCAAAGGCGAGTTCAGTGGTAAGATGAAAGGCAAGAACGTGAAAGCAGAAGGCTTCAAGCCGGGAGCCGTGTACGAGCTCAACGATGAGGATGAATTACTGTACGGTGGAGACCAGACCCCAGCGTCTATGGCTAGC ATAATGTTAGCAGAACAGTCCAAAAACCCGGGAGTACCCCGGCGTATATCCCGCTGGTGGAAGAAGTACCTGGTTGACGTGAAGGCGACCTACTGGTTGTTCGTACTGCGCCTCAACGGCAACCTCGAGATCTACTCGCTGCCGGAGATGAGGCTCAACTTCCTCGTGAGGGACGCCTGCGCGGGGAACAGG ATCCTGGCGGACAGCCTGGAGTCGGTCCCGCTGCCGAGCGGCGGCGTGGACGAGGACGAGTTCAACAGCGGCGGCGCCAGCCCCGACGCCGAGCGCTGTCGCGAGCTGCTGGTGGTGGGCGTGGGCCACAAGGGGACCCGCGTGCTCATGCTCATGCGCTGCGACGACCAGCTCATGATATACCAG GCATACAAGTACCCTCGCGGTAACCTGAAGCTCCGCTGGTCCCGCGCGCGCGTATCGTTTCCGTTCGGTTACGAGCCCACACCGCCCTCCAGTGACGACTCTTATGAAACGGCTATGCTGAAGGCTAATGTCAGGCAGTGCCGGTATTTTG GCAACGTGGGCGGCTACAACGGCGTGTTCGTGTGCGGGCTGCGGCCCTACTGGGTGATGGTCTCCGCGCGCGGCGAGCTGCGCCTGCACCCGCTGTGCGCGGAGGAGGCGCCCGCGCCCACCTTCGCGCCCTTCAACAACACCAACTGTCCGCAGGGCTTCCTCTACTTCAACTCCAAG GGTTCCCTTCGCATCAGCGCTCTAGCCCCGCACTTATCATACGACGCGTGGTGGCCAGTCCGCAAGGTCCCGCTGCGAGTGACCCCGCACTTCGTGACCTTTCACCTTGAGTCCAAGACCTACTGCCTCGTGGCCTCCACGCAGCCCCCCACTACAGAGTACTACAAGTTTAACGGAGAAGATAAGGAGAAGGCCAATGAGAATAAGGGGGATAG GTTCCCGTACCCGTTACAAGACAGGTTCTTCGTGACGCTGTTCTCGCCCGTCTCGTGGGAGATCATCCCCAACACGCGCATCGAGCTCGACGAGTGGGAACATGTCACCTGTCTCAAGAACGTGTCTCTCTCTTACGAGGGTACCAG ATCTGGACTTCGAGGTTACATAGCAATAGGAACAAATTATAACTACAGTGAAGATATTACTTCTAGAGGAAGG aTCATAATCTACGACATTATCGACGTGGTCCCCGAGCCTGGTCAGCCGCTCACCAAGAACAGGTTCAAGGAACTGTACGCCAAGGAACAGAAGGGACCTGTCACTGCGCTCACGCAGGTGCTCGGGTACCTCATATCAGCTGTGGGGCAGAAG atCTACATCTGGCAGCTGAAGGACAACGACTTGGTGGGCGTGGCGTTCATCGACACGCAGATCTACGTGCACAAGATGCTGTCGGTGAAGAACCTGGTGCTGGTGGCCGACGTGTACAAGTCCATCTCGCTGCTGCGCTACCAGCACCAGCACAGGACGCTCAGCCTCGTGTCGCGGGACCTGCGGACCGCGCAG ATCTACGACATGGAGTTCATGGTAGACAACACGACGCTCGGGTTCCTGGTGAGCGAGTCGGAGGGCAACCTCGCGCTGTTCATGTACCAGCCGCAGGCGAGGGAGAGCTATGGAG GCCAGCGCCTGATCCGCAAGAGCGACTACCACGTGGGGCAGCAGGTCAACGCCATGTTCCGCATCGCCGCCCGCCCCGCGCACaacgcgcccgccgccgccgccaggaGGCATGTCACCATGTTCA CGACCCTGGACGGCGGAGTAGGCTACGTACTTCCCATCTCCGAGAAAATGTACCGGCGCCTGCTCATGTTGCAGAACGTCATGAACAACTACTGCTGTCATATCGCAGGGCTCAACCCTAGGGCTTACAG GACGTACAAGACAGCTCGCAaagcggcgggcggcggcgcggcgcgcggcatCCTGGACGGGGACCTGGTCGCGCACTACACCAGCATGCCCAACGCTGAGAAACTAGAC ATTGCTAAGAAAATCGGCACGAGAGTTGAAGAAATAATGTCTGATTTGAACGAGATAGACAGACTGACCGCGCACTTCTAA